In Bacillus sp. Cs-700, one genomic interval encodes:
- a CDS encoding TetR/AcrR family transcriptional regulator, with product MKSNDLKEVALNQFAIHGYQGASLSSIANEVGIKKQSIYAHFKSKEDLFISTYNDSLVNELHFIKQYMLENSSSSLKEVLYNFLNEYLGRYQKSHNMNFFMRTSFFPPVQFEQQIKKGTNEFVEELEAMYLLLFEEKKDDLKPVINSEFAVLSFLTILDGLLVELLYGFPDRLQKRLTSSWEIYWQGISK from the coding sequence ATGAAATCTAATGACTTAAAAGAAGTTGCTTTAAATCAATTTGCTATACATGGGTATCAGGGAGCTTCGCTTTCTTCTATTGCTAATGAAGTGGGAATTAAAAAACAATCGATCTACGCACATTTTAAGAGCAAGGAAGACCTTTTTATTAGCACGTATAATGATTCTCTAGTAAACGAGTTGCACTTTATTAAACAATACATGTTGGAGAACAGTTCTTCATCTCTTAAAGAAGTTTTATATAACTTCTTGAACGAGTACTTGGGACGCTATCAAAAAAGTCATAATATGAATTTCTTTATGAGAACTTCTTTTTTTCCACCAGTACAATTTGAACAACAAATTAAGAAGGGTACTAATGAATTTGTTGAAGAATTAGAGGCAATGTATTTATTGTTATTTGAAGAAAAGAAAGATGATTTAAAGCCTGTGATTAATTCTGAATTTGCCGTGCTGTCATTTTTAACAATACTTGATGGTCTACTAGTTGAACTTTTATATGGATTTCCTGACCGTCTACAAAAACGTTTAACTAGTTCATGGGAAATTTATTGGCAAGGCATAAGTAAATAA
- a CDS encoding LURP-one-related family protein, producing MKQLYMKQKVFSLSGKYTVKDQQENDRYYVEGSFMQVPKTFSILNTSREEVALIEKKAFTLLPKFFVEVNGQEILSIKKEFSFLKARYTIDVAGIEVSGNWWDMDFQVLQDGEIIAKVGKEWFTWGDSYKLQILDDEMETIIIALVVAIDCVKSDQAAAASASV from the coding sequence ATGAAGCAACTTTATATGAAGCAGAAGGTCTTCAGTCTTAGTGGGAAATATACAGTAAAGGATCAGCAAGAGAATGATCGCTATTATGTGGAAGGAAGTTTTATGCAAGTGCCAAAGACTTTCTCCATACTGAACACTTCAAGAGAGGAAGTAGCCCTTATTGAGAAAAAAGCCTTCACCTTGTTACCCAAATTTTTTGTAGAGGTAAATGGTCAGGAGATTTTAAGCATCAAGAAGGAATTTTCTTTCTTAAAAGCACGTTATACCATTGATGTGGCAGGAATTGAAGTGAGTGGTAATTGGTGGGATATGGATTTCCAAGTGTTGCAGGATGGTGAAATCATAGCGAAAGTGGGCAAGGAATGGTTCACCTGGGGCGATAGTTACAAACTTCAAATCCTAGATGATGAGATGGAAACGATTATTATTGCGCTCGTTGTGGCGATCGATTGTGTGAAGTCTGACCAGGCAGCTGCAGCTTCAGCGTCGGTTTAA
- a CDS encoding NUDIX hydrolase, which yields MDYVKDLRLLVGHKPLILTGAVVLIINEKGELLLQHRTDGGWGLPGGLMELGESLQDTARREVKEETGLKVGDLELLDVFSGPEYYVKVSNGDELYSVTTVYLTSDVNGNFEIDRSESIEVEYFSLINLPEGLTDEYRSYIMPYLKRVESRFDSILDK from the coding sequence ATGGACTATGTAAAAGATTTAAGACTATTAGTTGGTCATAAGCCACTTATATTAACAGGTGCAGTAGTCTTGATTATTAATGAAAAGGGAGAGTTATTGCTTCAACACCGTACTGACGGAGGTTGGGGTTTGCCGGGCGGATTAATGGAGCTTGGTGAAAGTCTTCAAGATACTGCTAGGAGAGAAGTAAAAGAAGAAACAGGACTTAAAGTTGGTGATCTTGAATTATTAGATGTTTTCTCTGGTCCAGAATATTACGTGAAGGTTTCCAATGGTGATGAATTATATTCTGTAACAACTGTTTATCTTACAAGTGATGTGAACGGAAACTTTGAGATTGATCGTTCTGAATCTATAGAAGTAGAGTATTTCAGCCTAATCAATTTGCCTGAAGGTTTAACTGATGAATATCGAAGTTATATAATGCCATATCTTAAAAGAGTAGAAAGTAGATTCGACTCAATATTAGATAAATAA
- the speE gene encoding polyamine aminopropyltransferase, with product MSLWFTEKQTSSFGITGKVNRTLESEQTTFQKLDMVETKQFGNMLLLDGMVMTSEKDEFVYHEMIAHVPLFTHPSPKNVLIVGGGDGGTIREVLKHNKVEKVAQVEIDGKVVEYSKKHLPHISSGYSDPRAKLIIGDGFEHIIKSEGKYDVILVDSTEPVGPAAGLFTKGFYAGIAKALKKDGIFVAQTDNPWFKADLIKNAIRDTKEIFPIARLYTCNIPTYPSGMWTFTMGSKVYDPLEVPVNNITDIDGHYYTPEVHYASFVLPKFVKNLCE from the coding sequence ATGTCATTATGGTTTACAGAGAAACAAACATCTTCATTCGGTATCACAGGAAAAGTCAATCGCACACTTGAAAGTGAACAAACAACTTTTCAAAAGCTAGATATGGTAGAAACGAAGCAGTTCGGAAATATGTTGTTATTAGACGGTATGGTTATGACGTCTGAAAAAGATGAGTTTGTCTATCATGAAATGATTGCTCACGTACCATTATTTACACATCCTTCACCTAAAAATGTTTTAATCGTTGGCGGTGGTGACGGAGGAACAATTAGAGAAGTACTTAAGCATAATAAAGTAGAAAAAGTAGCACAAGTTGAAATTGATGGGAAAGTAGTGGAATATTCAAAGAAACATTTACCTCATATTTCGTCTGGATATAGTGATCCAAGAGCTAAATTGATCATAGGAGATGGATTTGAACATATTATCAAAAGTGAAGGTAAATATGATGTTATCCTGGTTGATTCTACTGAGCCTGTTGGTCCAGCTGCAGGTTTGTTTACAAAAGGTTTTTATGCAGGGATTGCAAAGGCTTTAAAAAAGGATGGTATTTTTGTAGCTCAAACGGATAATCCGTGGTTTAAAGCAGACCTCATTAAAAATGCTATACGTGATACGAAAGAAATCTTTCCAATTGCTCGTCTTTACACTTGCAACATTCCCACTTACCCAAGTGGCATGTGGACGTTTACTATGGGTTCAAAGGTTTACGATCCTTTAGAAGTACCAGTGAATAACATTACGGATATCGATGGACATTACTATACACCAGAAGTACATTATGCAAGTTTTGTATTACCTAAATTTGTTAAAAACTTATGTGAATAA
- a CDS encoding ATP-binding protein, translating into MRILGTLYFFCGKMGAGKSTKSKQFAIDHQAVLLSEDEWLSSLYPNQIVSFDDYLTFSAQLKPLLKKHVQNILSVGTDVVMDFPANTQKQRKWFLDLASEINANHQLIYLNRSNEQCLRQIEQRRKEQPERAAFDTEAVFIDVTNFFEAPKASEGIHIMEFTEKD; encoded by the coding sequence ATGCGGATATTGGGAACATTATACTTTTTCTGTGGGAAAATGGGCGCAGGAAAATCAACTAAATCAAAACAATTCGCAATCGATCATCAGGCGGTACTGTTGTCTGAGGATGAATGGCTTTCATCTCTTTATCCTAATCAGATTGTCTCATTTGATGACTATTTAACATTCTCAGCGCAACTCAAGCCATTGTTGAAAAAGCATGTTCAAAACATATTAAGTGTCGGGACAGATGTAGTGATGGATTTTCCGGCGAACACCCAAAAACAGCGGAAGTGGTTTTTGGATTTGGCATCTGAGATTAATGCAAACCATCAATTAATTTATCTTAATCGATCTAACGAGCAGTGCTTACGTCAGATCGAACAAAGGCGTAAGGAACAACCAGAAAGAGCAGCTTTTGATACGGAAGCGGTATTTATTGATGTGACTAACTTTTTTGAAGCGCCAAAAGCATCCGAGGGTATTCATATTATGGAGTTTACTGAGAAAGATTAG
- a CDS encoding MBL fold metallo-hydrolase has product MKPLDSDFSNVHLPFTSMNNRKGREVCNDLYYWTNQVVNICLYGDSNAREWVLIDCGMPHSKQAIMDAAEKRFGHSRKPKAIVLTHGHFDHVGSLEPLLKEWDVPVYAHEDEIPYLNGELDYPKGDAKADGGLVSELSPLYPHHGIDISSNLYPLPHSGEVPYMEGWNWIHTPGHTPGHISLYREKDGVLIAGDAFVTVKQESLYRVVLQHKEISGPPKYFTMDWEEARKSVTTLASLHPTLAVTGHGEEMEGEELEEALEKLVENFDQIALPANQKRH; this is encoded by the coding sequence GTGAAGCCATTAGATAGTGATTTTTCTAACGTTCATCTTCCCTTTACTAGCATGAATAATAGAAAAGGGCGTGAAGTCTGTAACGATCTTTATTATTGGACGAATCAGGTTGTGAATATTTGTCTTTATGGTGATTCAAATGCGAGAGAGTGGGTGTTGATTGATTGTGGAATGCCTCATTCGAAGCAGGCGATCATGGATGCTGCTGAGAAAAGGTTCGGACATTCTAGAAAACCGAAAGCCATTGTATTAACGCATGGACACTTTGATCATGTAGGTTCACTCGAGCCATTACTAAAAGAGTGGGACGTACCGGTTTATGCTCATGAAGATGAAATTCCTTATTTAAACGGGGAACTGGATTATCCAAAAGGGGATGCGAAAGCTGATGGTGGACTTGTTAGCGAGCTCTCGCCTCTGTATCCACATCATGGAATTGACATTTCATCTAACCTTTATCCTCTACCCCATAGTGGTGAAGTGCCCTATATGGAGGGCTGGAACTGGATCCATACGCCAGGACATACTCCTGGTCATATCTCTCTTTATCGTGAAAAAGATGGCGTCTTGATTGCGGGGGATGCTTTTGTAACGGTGAAGCAGGAATCTTTATATCGCGTGGTACTTCAACATAAGGAAATTAGCGGTCCTCCAAAGTACTTTACGATGGATTGGGAGGAAGCGAGAAAGTCAGTAACAACGCTAGCTAGTTTGCATCCTACACTAGCTGTGACGGGGCATGGAGAAGAAATGGAAGGCGAAGAGCTAGAAGAGGCTTTAGAAAAGTTAGTCGAAAACTTTGATCAAATCGCATTACCGGCTAATCAAAAGCGACATTAA
- a CDS encoding DUF948 domain-containing protein encodes MISIFGWSAVVVAAAFVILVVYLILTLRKVMATLAETKETLSGVRSSVNGITEEAEELIHTANQISDDVKGKMEAVDPLIESAHDVGDMIHDVTSSIKRTALQKKGRKTIRAHESKPVQIKLK; translated from the coding sequence GTGATCTCAATTTTTGGATGGAGTGCAGTTGTTGTAGCCGCCGCGTTTGTGATTCTTGTTGTCTATTTGATTTTAACTTTACGAAAAGTTATGGCAACACTGGCTGAAACGAAAGAGACGCTGTCTGGTGTCCGAAGTTCAGTTAACGGCATTACAGAAGAAGCAGAGGAACTGATTCATACCGCCAACCAAATTTCCGATGATGTGAAAGGAAAAATGGAAGCCGTTGATCCATTGATCGAGTCCGCGCATGATGTGGGGGATATGATACATGATGTAACGAGCTCAATTAAACGAACGGCTTTGCAAAAGAAGGGTAGGAAAACCATTCGTGCGCACGAAAGCAAGCCGGTGCAGATTAAATTGAAGTAA
- a CDS encoding GNAT family N-acetyltransferase, protein MENNFTIIHEPPTPEEYIELRLEGGISGKSHKAAKVGLKNSLFAVSIYDNKSLIGMRRVIGDAGAFFQIVDIVVKPSYQGRGLGKMVMKELINYLGENTYSGSYVSLIADDPANKLYEQFGFKYTYPNSHGMYRLY, encoded by the coding sequence ATGGAAAACAACTTTACTATTATTCATGAGCCACCAACTCCTGAGGAATACATTGAATTACGATTAGAAGGTGGTATTAGTGGTAAGTCACACAAAGCTGCAAAAGTTGGCTTGAAAAATTCATTGTTTGCGGTGAGCATCTACGATAATAAGTCATTAATTGGCATGAGGCGTGTAATTGGTGATGCTGGCGCCTTTTTTCAAATTGTCGATATAGTCGTAAAACCAAGCTATCAAGGTCGAGGGCTTGGTAAAATGGTAATGAAGGAACTAATTAACTATCTTGGTGAAAATACGTATTCTGGTTCTTATGTAAGTCTTATAGCGGACGATCCAGCAAACAAACTGTATGAACAGTTTGGATTCAAGTATACGTATCCTAATTCACATGGCATGTATAGATTATATTAA
- a CDS encoding ATP-binding protein, with protein MFDKFNFDLIYRDRNDLTPLAVMMCGIAGSGKTTFSQVLEQEGFVRLSIDEEIWATHGRWGIDFPMGKFDEYRKNAESKLRNRLIKLIQDKQQVVIDFSFWDRVRRNQYKKIIEDSGGRWKLIYLRVHPNDLHERLKLRNQRFDANSFPISEERLQSYLTCFEIPNGEGEIVIEN; from the coding sequence ATGTTTGATAAGTTTAATTTCGACTTAATTTATCGTGATAGAAATGATTTAACTCCTCTTGCGGTCATGATGTGTGGGATTGCTGGTTCTGGGAAAACTACATTTTCGCAAGTATTAGAACAGGAAGGGTTTGTACGTCTTTCAATTGATGAAGAAATATGGGCTACACATGGCCGCTGGGGGATCGATTTTCCCATGGGAAAGTTTGATGAATATAGGAAAAATGCAGAAAGCAAGCTACGTAACCGTTTAATAAAGTTAATTCAAGATAAACAACAGGTGGTAATTGACTTTAGTTTTTGGGACCGTGTTAGAAGAAACCAGTATAAAAAAATTATTGAGGATTCTGGTGGTAGATGGAAACTTATTTATTTAAGAGTTCATCCTAATGATCTACATGAACGTCTTAAGTTACGTAATCAACGTTTTGATGCAAATTCGTTTCCAATCTCAGAAGAACGTTTACAGTCTTATCTTACTTGTTTCGAAATACCAAATGGAGAAGGAGAAATTGTAATTGAAAATTAA
- a CDS encoding polysaccharide deacetylase family protein: MKKKTIIISTVLLLVFLLFFGTYKLMNSRTFQLYGGLTYKVETNQKVVALTFDDGPTENVDDILTLLNDYDIKATFFLIGNEIEKNQEEAKAIVNEGHQIGNHSYSHQRMIFKSPSFIKEEIEKTDDFIRTVGYKGEIDFRPPNGKKIVGLPYYLSTHNKETITWNIEPDTVYTDVANKIEFVKENVTPGSIILVHAMYDKTGEELKAIEGIIQSLSNKGYKFVTVNELQSLSVK, encoded by the coding sequence ATGAAAAAGAAAACAATAATTATTAGTACAGTCCTGTTGTTAGTGTTTCTGTTGTTTTTTGGTACTTATAAATTGATGAATTCAAGAACGTTTCAATTGTATGGGGGATTAACCTATAAAGTGGAAACGAATCAGAAAGTAGTGGCCTTAACTTTTGATGATGGTCCAACAGAGAATGTAGATGACATTCTCACATTATTAAATGATTATGATATAAAAGCTACATTTTTTCTGATTGGGAATGAAATTGAAAAAAATCAGGAAGAAGCAAAGGCAATAGTAAACGAAGGTCATCAAATCGGAAATCATTCTTATTCTCACCAACGTATGATTTTCAAATCACCCTCATTTATCAAAGAAGAAATTGAAAAAACAGACGATTTCATTCGAACCGTTGGTTATAAAGGGGAAATAGACTTTAGACCACCAAATGGAAAAAAGATTGTAGGATTACCTTATTATTTATCTACACATAACAAAGAGACGATAACATGGAACATTGAACCAGATACTGTTTATACTGATGTTGCCAATAAAATAGAATTTGTTAAGGAAAATGTTACACCTGGCTCAATTATTTTAGTACATGCCATGTATGACAAAACTGGTGAAGAACTTAAGGCGATTGAAGGAATAATACAATCATTATCAAATAAAGGCTACAAATTTGTAACAGTTAATGAGCTTCAAAGTTTAAGTGTTAAATAG
- a CDS encoding alpha/beta hydrolase, with product MSKETFIQVSDYKLFTKLIGKKNGKPTVVMEAGYGDYSKGWDSIISEVASLTEVLVYDRAGLGKSEASSKPRTSLEMVKELKELLEEMSITPPYLLVGHSFGGVNARLYASKYPDDVSGLILVDSTPEDYRERFLPTMSEEFQEAYCKQFTVEGNYNEFGESLNQLKECNVRLSVPLIVLSAGKKDHYSGESQKLWNQMQEEILRISSNSELIIAENSAHYIQDDEPSVVIGAIKRLLETSEEI from the coding sequence ATGTCTAAGGAGACGTTTATACAAGTAAGTGATTATAAATTGTTTACTAAATTGATTGGAAAGAAGAACGGTAAACCGACTGTTGTTATGGAAGCCGGATATGGGGATTATTCAAAGGGGTGGGATTCAATTATTTCTGAAGTTGCTTCGTTAACAGAAGTGCTTGTTTATGATCGAGCAGGTTTAGGAAAAAGTGAAGCAAGCTCTAAACCTAGAACTAGCTTAGAGATGGTAAAAGAACTGAAGGAACTCCTTGAGGAAATGTCCATTACCCCTCCATACCTATTAGTTGGACATTCCTTTGGTGGAGTTAACGCAAGGCTGTATGCCAGTAAATATCCTGATGATGTTAGTGGCTTAATACTAGTGGACTCGACTCCGGAAGATTATAGAGAAAGGTTCCTGCCCACTATGTCAGAAGAATTTCAAGAAGCCTATTGTAAACAATTCACTGTAGAAGGCAACTATAATGAATTTGGTGAAAGTTTAAATCAATTAAAGGAATGCAATGTGCGGCTAAGCGTCCCTTTGATTGTTCTATCAGCTGGCAAAAAAGATCACTATTCGGGTGAATCACAAAAACTATGGAATCAAATGCAGGAGGAGATCCTTCGGATTTCTTCTAATAGTGAACTGATAATTGCTGAAAATAGCGCTCACTACATACAAGATGATGAACCATCCGTTGTTATAGGTGCAATAAAAAGGCTATTAGAAACATCGGAAGAGATTTAA
- a CDS encoding multidrug efflux SMR transporter: protein MGWIFLVFAGIFEVVGVAGLNLILRNKNNWSFAVFLLGIGSSFTFLSLAMQSLPMGTAYAIWTGIGTVGSGLVGTLFYGESKSLARIIFMAMVLSAAVGLKLIS, encoded by the coding sequence GTGGGTTGGATTTTTCTTGTTTTTGCAGGAATCTTTGAAGTTGTAGGTGTGGCAGGTTTAAACCTCATACTACGTAATAAAAACAATTGGTCATTTGCCGTTTTCCTTCTAGGTATAGGAAGTAGCTTCACGTTCTTAAGCTTAGCCATGCAATCTTTACCAATGGGAACGGCCTATGCCATATGGACCGGAATCGGCACAGTGGGATCAGGGCTTGTAGGAACACTATTTTACGGAGAATCGAAGAGCTTAGCTAGAATTATCTTTATGGCTATGGTATTAAGTGCTGCAGTCGGTCTAAAACTCATTAGTTAA
- a CDS encoding multidrug efflux SMR transporter gives MNRAWTLLVLGSVLEIFWVIGLKHADDILTWTGTLIAIVASFGLLIKATSELPVGTAYAVFTGLGTTGTVLVEMLVFGEPFKLLKIILILVLLTGVMGLKFVTGKPNQEGSAA, from the coding sequence ATGAATCGCGCTTGGACTTTGTTGGTATTAGGATCTGTTCTTGAGATTTTTTGGGTTATTGGATTAAAACACGCTGATGATATTCTGACGTGGACTGGCACGCTTATTGCAATTGTTGCATCTTTTGGTCTGTTGATTAAAGCTACCTCAGAACTTCCTGTAGGAACAGCCTATGCTGTCTTTACTGGACTCGGAACAACCGGCACAGTATTAGTTGAAATGCTCGTATTTGGAGAACCATTTAAGCTTCTCAAAATTATCTTAATCCTTGTTCTTCTTACAGGTGTTATGGGTCTTAAATTTGTGACTGGAAAACCTAATCAAGAAGGGAGTGCAGCATAG
- a CDS encoding anti sigma factor C-terminal domain-containing protein, with product MRRKNDKEKKDIYKAEKLFDEESIGGSSLKSTIKKAQRRSLFRTVFISSLVTLFIIVGGGFAYPFLMQYQEQKAVNESGILVVDDYKSPNIHLTGPQTSYNGLFNGTVTFEQYKIIDGKPVDWGEKSVNYSLFGNGHEPYGDYSPIQLEQVKNSRSYDKATKQLLMEFYQPGVDYKTMINDFSRIESMGENYAAEVALSFNKPLSPQQVRELLPEDVSLEWYWIYVSDQIDDYPISSNAPYIVGFEHRNDVKSETRFTNWINTFVKNENLQSNSIIKEAYDSLKNKEGIVKEDDIKVMGVVVTGRPQDLMKTKEVSEVRTGVLGALTNSY from the coding sequence ATGAGAAGAAAAAATGATAAAGAAAAAAAAGATATATATAAAGCAGAAAAACTTTTCGACGAAGAGTCCATTGGTGGGTCTAGTTTAAAAAGCACTATAAAAAAAGCTCAGCGAAGATCATTATTCCGTACAGTTTTCATTTCCAGTCTGGTAACATTGTTCATCATTGTTGGGGGAGGGTTTGCGTATCCCTTCTTGATGCAATATCAGGAACAAAAAGCAGTAAATGAATCGGGAATATTAGTTGTAGACGATTATAAAAGTCCTAATATCCATCTAACTGGACCACAAACTTCTTATAATGGTTTATTTAATGGAACTGTCACTTTTGAACAGTATAAAATCATCGATGGGAAACCAGTTGATTGGGGTGAAAAAAGTGTAAACTATTCATTATTTGGAAATGGCCATGAACCATATGGAGATTATTCACCAATACAGTTAGAGCAGGTGAAAAATAGCCGTAGTTATGATAAAGCCACGAAGCAACTCTTGATGGAATTTTACCAACCTGGCGTTGATTATAAGACAATGATCAATGATTTTTCAAGAATAGAATCTATGGGAGAAAATTATGCTGCAGAGGTTGCTTTATCATTTAATAAGCCACTATCTCCACAACAAGTAAGGGAATTACTACCGGAAGATGTTTCGTTAGAGTGGTATTGGATATACGTAAGCGATCAAATCGATGACTATCCAATCTCATCAAATGCTCCCTATATTGTCGGATTTGAGCATAGGAACGATGTGAAAAGTGAAACACGTTTTACGAATTGGATAAATACGTTTGTCAAAAATGAAAATTTGCAATCAAATTCTATCATTAAAGAGGCCTATGATTCATTGAAAAATAAAGAAGGGATCGTTAAAGAAGATGATATTAAGGTTATGGGTGTTGTTGTTACAGGAAGACCACAAGATTTAATGAAAACAAAAGAAGTTTCTGAGGTAAGGACAGGTGTATTAGGAGCTCTCACCAATAGCTATTAA
- a CDS encoding 5'-methylthioadenosine/S-adenosylhomocysteine nucleosidase, with protein MIGISIATKWEYEATLEYFGVKDNERFAYPYGEFFIRTINDTELVFYSTGVRKVNGVGGNQYMISKFNLTKVIVAGTCAGIDDRFSNLDIFVPNEAVQYDCTVKEVEPLIKQSFVVDINLSKYGNDFYTGTIGSADKAVVMWKDYLELKENDITIADTEAGAIAYICKKNDVECIIIKGISDFPTDERNSDKFESNIKQMNVYLENTPKVMYKILGEYLKRFI; from the coding sequence ATGATCGGAATAAGTATAGCAACGAAGTGGGAATATGAAGCGACATTGGAATATTTCGGCGTAAAAGATAATGAACGTTTCGCTTATCCTTATGGCGAGTTTTTCATACGAACCATTAATGATACCGAACTTGTTTTTTATAGTACTGGTGTAAGAAAAGTAAATGGTGTCGGTGGTAATCAGTATATGATTTCTAAATTTAATTTAACGAAAGTAATCGTTGCTGGAACATGTGCAGGAATAGATGATAGGTTCAGTAATTTGGATATTTTTGTACCCAATGAAGCCGTTCAATATGATTGCACAGTAAAAGAGGTTGAGCCTCTTATAAAACAATCCTTCGTAGTTGATATCAATCTATCCAAATATGGAAATGATTTTTATACCGGAACAATTGGATCCGCTGATAAAGCAGTCGTTATGTGGAAGGATTATTTAGAACTGAAAGAAAACGACATCACAATAGCCGATACAGAAGCAGGTGCCATTGCTTATATCTGTAAGAAGAATGATGTTGAATGTATTATTATTAAAGGCATATCTGATTTTCCAACAGATGAAAGAAACTCTGATAAATTCGAATCAAACATTAAACAAATGAATGTTTATTTAGAAAACACACCAAAAGTGATGTACAAAATATTAGGCGAATACTTAAAACGATTTATATAA
- a CDS encoding spore coat protein yields MPNAQSPIQNAGNTNHGGHELFDAHEVIAGIINLLDHYQMYEQHVQDPELKTILNHQSQFVTTMYNTIVQSFQTGQDPKVPTGQYTMQQSNEVVYGINPGPPKKPNQSVNELSDKGLTAYMLGHTKSLASLFTMTALEMTNPILRRVVSDSVPNLIELSYEIFLYQNKHSYYQVPQLAQQDMQLMLQSYATVPSQGTIH; encoded by the coding sequence ATGCCAAATGCACAATCCCCTATCCAAAACGCAGGTAATACAAATCATGGAGGGCACGAATTATTCGATGCTCATGAAGTCATTGCCGGCATCATAAACTTATTGGATCACTATCAAATGTATGAACAACACGTCCAGGATCCTGAATTAAAGACCATCTTAAACCATCAATCTCAGTTCGTTACAACGATGTATAATACGATTGTACAGAGCTTTCAAACAGGACAAGATCCAAAGGTGCCGACTGGACAATATACGATGCAACAATCAAATGAGGTTGTGTATGGTATTAACCCTGGACCGCCAAAAAAACCAAATCAGTCGGTCAATGAGCTTTCCGATAAAGGGTTAACCGCTTATATGTTAGGTCACACAAAATCTCTCGCTTCTTTATTCACCATGACCGCTCTTGAAATGACGAATCCGATCTTACGACGCGTTGTGAGTGACAGTGTGCCAAACCTGATTGAATTAAGTTATGAAATTTTCCTTTATCAAAATAAGCATTCTTATTATCAAGTCCCTCAACTTGCTCAACAGGACATGCAACTCATGCTTCAAAGCTACGCTACTGTTCCGAGCCAGGGAACCATTCATTAA
- a CDS encoding monovalent cation/H+ antiporter complex subunit F, translated as MTNIVLMTVNFCMAIIGISLLLLLYRALKGPTEADKAVALDAIGTCIIAFCGLLAIKLSSTALNDVILLVGILSFIGTVATAKFLEKGKLIEK; from the coding sequence GTGACGAATATCGTTTTGATGACTGTGAATTTCTGTATGGCTATAATAGGAATTTCTCTCCTTTTATTATTATACAGAGCTTTAAAAGGGCCAACGGAAGCTGACAAAGCAGTTGCTTTAGATGCGATAGGCACATGTATCATAGCCTTTTGTGGCTTGTTAGCAATTAAATTATCCTCTACAGCCCTTAATGATGTCATATTACTTGTAGGGATATTATCATTTATAGGTACTGTTGCCACGGCAAAGTTTTTAGAAAAGGGAAAACTTATTGAAAAATAA